One genomic segment of Hordeum vulgare subsp. vulgare chromosome 2H, MorexV3_pseudomolecules_assembly, whole genome shotgun sequence includes these proteins:
- the LOC123426904 gene encoding photosynthetic NDH subunit of lumenal location 3, chloroplastic-like, whose product MASTYLSSFQAAAAATSGGASTRPRPRPRPRVVTCHTSEPSGRRSACLSLGLGLATAAVLHTTPARATADGDEEPEPANNGWWLTEFPLPVPKIRNKEINNGETGTRSFVKNGIYMADIGPSFAAHAYRVRSSAFDLLALEDLLGKEASNYVNKYLRLKATFIYYDFDKLITAADPDAKPPLLDLANRLFDSFEKLQAAVTTKDDTDIGSCYADTKLILQEVMTRMA is encoded by the exons ATGGCAAGCACCTACCTCTCAAGCTtccaggccgccgccgccgccactagCGGCGGCGCTTCAACGAGGCCGAGACCAAGGCCAAGGCCAAGAGTGGTGACATGCCACACCTCCGAGCCATCGGGCAGGCGATCAGCCTGCCTCAGTCTAGGCCTCGGCCTTGCCACCGCCGCTGTGCTCCACACGACACCCGCCCGCGCCACCGCTGACGGCGACGAGGAGCCGGAGCCGGCCAATAACGGCTGGTGGCTCACCGAGTTCCCCCTGCCGGTGCCCAAGATCCGCAACA AGGAGATCAACAATGGCGAGACAGGGACGCGATCCTTCGTGAAGAACGGCATCTACATGGCGGACATCGGGCCGAGCTTCGCGGCGCACGCCTACCGGGTGCGCAGCTCTGCCTTCGACCTGCTGGCGCTGGAGGACCTGCTCGGCAAAGAGGCCTCCAACTATGTCAACAAGTACCTCCGCCTCAAGGCCACCTTCATATACTACGACTTCGACAAGCTCATCACCGCCGCAGACCCCGACGCCAAGCCACCGCTTCTTGACCTCGCCAACCGGCTCTTCGACAGCTTCGAGAAGTTGCAGGCCGCCGTCACCACCAAGGATGACACCGACATAGGATCCTGCTATGCTGACACAAAGCTCATACTGCAGGAGGTCATGACAAGAATGGCATAG
- the LOC123426903 gene encoding kinesin-like protein KIN-14N, with protein sequence MATRDRAARAAMPRLKENDTQSKRQRTAAGTAPRPPLSTASQNAAAPPPTEAPIEFAGREDVDALLNEKIKGKNKMDYKGRSEQMIEYIKKLRACIKWLLEREDANLAEIGKLNGLIDAADKHHAEIVAQLECKIQESVSMKEELQKQYATLGESLKKVEAEQMECLRSYGDEKEARIAAESSRNELSEELNRVKLEQKRLNDQIKMLQDTNKRLQEYNTSLQQYNCNLQADATKNAETIEKLQKEKNTMVETMNGLKDHSNSLKLQLDMTKSSQNEALKQKNNLLNEVEALRGELQQVRDDRDHKSAEINSLLSDLGAFKELTGKSSTELENVMIRCDLLEETCSNQNEQIKTLQIQLASANEKLKRSNLTTMETMSEYENQKRMLEDLQLRLTEAEQKIVDGEKLRKKLHNTILELKGNIRVFCRVRPLLSNESGAVSYPNNGENIGRGVELMHNTQAYSFAFDKVFDHSASQEDVFTEISQLVQSALDGYKVCIFAYGQTGSGKTHTMMGNPEFNDQKGLIPRSLEQIFETSQSLMSQGWKYKMQASMLEIYNETIRDLLAASRTSIQDGAASKYNIKHDSNGNTQVSDLTIVDVRSINEVSSLLKRAAQSRSVGKTQMNEESSRSHCVFTLRIFGVNEGTDQQVQGVLNLIDLAGSERLNKSGVTGDRLKETQAINKSLSSLSDVIFSIAKKEEHIPFRNSKLTYLLQPCLGGDSKTLMFVNLSPEVSSTSESICSLRFAARVNSCEIGVPRRQTQMRSLSQG encoded by the exons ATGGCCACGCGCGACCGTGCCGCCCGCGCGGCGATGCCCCGCCTCAAGGAGAACGACACCCAGTCCAAGCGCCAGCGCACGGCCGCGGGCACGGCACCGCGCCCGCCGCTCTCCACGGCCTCGCAGAACGCCGCCGCGCCTCCCCCCACGGAGGCCCCCATCGAGTTCGCCGGGAGGGAAGACGTCGACGCCCTCCTCAACGAGAAGATTAAGGGCAAAAACAAGATGGACTACAAG GGAAGGAGTGAGCAGATGATCGAGTACATCAAGAAGCTGCGTGCCTGTATTAAATGGTTGCTTGAGCGGGAGGACGCAAACCTTGCTGAAATCGGGAAACTCAATGGCCTAATCGATGCTGCAGACAAACATCATGCTGAAATTG TGGCTCAGTTGGAGTGCAAAATCCAAGAATCCGTCTCAATGAAAGAGGAGCTTCAGAAACAATACGCCACTTTAGGAGAGAGCCTAAAGAAAGTGGAAGCTGAACAAATG GAATGCCTTCGATCTTATGGAGACGAGAAGGAGGCTAGGATTGCTGCAGAATCTTCAAGAAATGAGCTTTCAGAAGAACTCAACAGAGTTAAGTTGGAGCAGAAGCGTCTCAATGATCAG ATCAAGATGCTTCAAGATACAAATAAGAGGCTTCAGGAATACAACACTAGCTTGCAGCAATATAATTGCAACCTCCAAGCTGATGCAACAAAGAATGCTGAAACAATAGAAAAGCTGCAAAAGGAGAAGAATACTATGGTTGAAACAATGAATGGTTTGAAAGATCATTCTAACTCATTAAAGTTGCAGCTTGATATGACAAAG TCTTCACAGAATGAAGCTTTGAAACAAAAAAATAATTTACTGAATGAGGTTGAAGCTCTTAGAGGTGAATTACAGCAAGTAAGGGATGACCGTGATCATAAATCAGCTGAAATAAATTCATTGCTGAGTGACTTGGGTGCGTTCAAGGAACTGACAGGAAAGTCTTCGACAGAATTAGAGAATGTCATGATACGATGTGATTTACTTGAG GAAACTTGTTCAAACCAAAATGAGCAGATAAAAACACTGCAAATTCAACTTGCATCGGCTAATGAAAAGTTGAAG AGATCTAATTTAACAACTATGGAGACAATGAGTGAATATGAAAACCAAAAGAGAATGTTGGAGGACCTACAGTTACGTCTTACAGAAGCTGAGCAAAAAATTGTGGATGGGGAGAAGTTGCGGAAGAAACTACATAACACTATACTC GAGCTTAAAGGAAACATTCGCGTTTTCTGCCGAGTCCGGCCTTTATTGTCAAATGAATCCGGAGCTGTTTCTTATCCAAATAATGGAGAAAACATAGGTCGTGGTGTCGAGTTGATGCATAACA CACAAGCGTATTCCTTTGCGTTTGACAAAGTGTTTGATCATTCGGCATCCCAAGAAGATGTATTTACTGAAATTTCTCAGTTGGTTCAAAGTGCACTTGATGGCTATAAG GTATGCATATTTGCTTACGGGCAAACTGGTTCTGGTAAGACGCACACTATGATGGGAAATCCTGAGTTCAATGATCAGAAAGGGTTAATACCTAGATCGCTTGAACAAATTTTTGAAACTAGTCAATCTCTTATGTCACAAGGATGGAAATATAAGATGCAG GCTTCAATGCTAGAAATATACAATGAGACTATACGTGACTTGTTAGCGGCAAGTCGCACATCCATCCAAGATGGTGCTGCTTCGAAATATAATATCAAACATGATTCCAATGGTAATACCCAGGTGTCTGACCTCACAATCGTTGATGTACGAAGTATCAACGAAGTTTCTTCTTTGCTCAAGCGGGCTGCACAAAGCAG ATCAGTTGGAAAAACACAAATGAATGAAGAATCATCTAGAAGTCACTGTGTTTTCACGCTTCGGATTTTTGGTGTAAATGAG GGAACTGATCAACAAGTGCAAGGTGTTCTCAATTTAATTGATCTTGCAGGCAGTGAACGGCTTAACAAAAGTGGTGTCACAGGGGATAGACTCAAGGAAACCCAG GCTATTAACAAGAGTTTGTCGTCCTTGAGTGATGTTATCTTCTCCATTGCTAAGAAAGAGGAACACATTCCATTCAGGAACTCCAAGCTGACGTATCTACTCCAG CCATGCCTGGGTGGAGACTCGAAGACGCTAATGTTTGTGAATCTATCCCCGGAAGTGTCTTCTACAAGCGAGTCTATTTGCTCGCTTCGTTTTGCTGCTCGGGTGAACTCTTGTGAGATCGGCGTCCCTCGTCGTCAGACTCAAATGCGCAGCTTGTCACAAGGATGA